A window of Oncorhynchus kisutch isolate 150728-3 linkage group LG10, Okis_V2, whole genome shotgun sequence contains these coding sequences:
- the LOC109898385 gene encoding plexin domain-containing protein 1 encodes MCLSALLLICLSQAELGRVWAQEQTEMRYHVNGQQHEKPSHRTPREPWLGYARVAREVLGGGLTIDTLPDNMTHLVEDAGKYYSWRSFGPDDQRTDELWVDLNDLEHGQVRMHGILSNTHRQAAKVALSFDFPFYGHYLRQITIATGGFIFMGEVTHRMLTATQYIAPLMANFDPSFSKESIVQYLDNGEVFVVQWERVRLHGREAEGAYTFQAALHLTGTITFSYRDIPLPVEVISSAEHQVKAGLSDAFMVNLQSPQSSDAQRRLYEYHRVDIDTTKITNNSAFEFTALPTCLQHDSCELCLSSNLTSGCTWCNILQRCSDGMDRHRQEWLDYACSEEAKDVTCEDYSMGRPDSSIDPSVPSDSEVTTPLGPLLEGPATENVKTGPPRQHDGSAHTGVIAGVVAALVLLLALTLLALYVNSPPSAASPLYFLQRRNSYWPSMKFRKQGFHSSYAEVEVEGHEKEGIMEAGQC; translated from the exons AGATGCGGTATCATGTGAATGGACAGCAGCATGAGAAGCCATCACACAGGACCCCCAGAGAGCCGTGGCTGGGTTACGCCAGGGTGGCCAGGGAAGTACTGGGAGGAGGACTGACCATTGACACCCTACCAGACAACATGACACACTTAGTG GAGGACGCTGGTAAGTATTACTCGTGGCGTAGTTTTGGCCCTGATGACCAGCGCACAGATGAACTCTGGGTAGATTTAAACGACCTAGAGCATGGCCAAGTCAGAATGCATGGCATTTtgtccaacacacacagacaggctgcG AAGGTCGCCCTCTCATTTGACTTCCCCTTCTACGGACATTATTTGAGGCAGATTACCATAGCAACAGGAG GGTTTATTTTCATGGGAGAGGTCACACACCGCATGCTGACAGCAACACAGTACATCGCCCCCCTCATGGCCAACTTTGACCCCAGCTTCTCCAAGGAGTCTATTGTGCAGTACCTGGACAATG GTGAGGTGTTTGTGGTGCAGTGGGAGCGTGTGAGACTCCACGGGAGGGAAGCAGAGGGGGCATACACCTTCCAGGCTGCCCTGCACCTCACAGGGACCATCACCTTCAGCTACAGAGAT ATACCTTTGCCAGTGGAGGTGATAAGTTCTGCTGAGCACCAAGTGAAGGCAGGGTTGTCAGATGCATTCATGGTAAACCTGCAATCCCCTCAATCCTCAG ATGCCCAACGTCGGCTCTACGAGTACCATCGGGTGGACATCGATACAACTAAGATCACCAACAACTCTGCCTTTGAGTTCACTGCTTTGCCTA cCTGTCTGCAGCATGACAGCTGTGAACTCTGCCTCTCGTCCAACCTAACCTCTGGCTGTACCTGGTGCAACATCCTCCAGAG GTGCTCAGATGGAATGGACAGACACAGGCAGGAGTGGCTGGACTACGCCTGTTCAGAAGAG GCCAAAGATGTTACATGTGAGGATTATTCCATGGGGAGACCAGACAGCTCCATTGACCCTTCAGTTCCCTCAGACTCTGAGGTCACCACTCCCCTTGGGCCCCTACTAGAAGGCCCTGCCACGGAGA ACGTGAAGACAGGCCCCCCGAGACAACACGACGGGTCAGCTCACACAGGAGTTATAGCAGGTGTAGTAGCTGCATTGGTGCTACTGCTGGCTCTGACACTGCTGGCTCTTTACGTCAACTCTCCTCCTTCTGCTGCTTCACCCCTCTACTTCTTACAG CGACGCAACAGCTACTGGCCATCCATGAAGTTCAGGAAGCAGGGATTCCACTCCAGCTACGCAGAGGTGGAGGTCGAAGGTCATGAGAAGGAGGGAATCATGGAAGCTGGCCAGTGCTGA